A window of Castanea sativa cultivar Marrone di Chiusa Pesio chromosome 1, ASM4071231v1 contains these coding sequences:
- the LOC142614385 gene encoding RAF-like serine/threonine-protein kinase 20 isoform X1 produces the protein MAFDQNSIPQDLRPLNVARSIAEEPRIAPAPAASASTVRNIEGFFPNPPLEAGSPGSIPVFYPAGTVSEAGFFGLGYGNGALGVAMWGPRMPVTSVGHPGAVGFGFGYNPNLGNRVGGNAVDLASGAMVATGTGYSVNLGNRVGGNGADQVGGDMATGNGYNVNLTNRVGGSGVDQVGSDMATGFGYNPNLGSRISGNANDHTGNSLAAGYGYSSNLGNRGAGSGADQVSDEGGDDSVSGKKVKFLCSFGGKILPRPSDGMLRYVGGQTRIISVRRDVSFSELMQKMVDTYGQPVAIKYQLPDEDLDALVSVSCPEDLDNMMDEFEKLVERSSDGSKLRLFLFSASELDPSGIVQLGDLLDSGQRYVDAVNGLTDGVGGGIKRKGSMASASSTQNSDFSGTEAVDSLGPGQGDVNGPSSTGMLSPRGNLATSNDTAPRLMCVDPNPAVYTDASSVPLGIPVVKSGPPQTSSSQPEVELERSVPITVSQLQLGLQQTGMDIPTSGTYLQAYVDPHQEVKKHADYLQPPPQMGFPNHQLLGTSGSLYTQQHFHDGAGGITPHQYVPAVHMTMTPASSHVSIRPNMIQPMVQPQQTRLDHYADETKFGPRVVQVPVEQSYNTYQVQAPSATVGYGWHQVPVPEHVIFSDRLGPHQQVMYTEKGLRFEDCYMCQKALPHAHSDTLVQDQRDSGASCVSNSNSIHHSLRLEENMRAQPMNRVMVTGALGEGIVDQKVGAQPMVLGQVDTQVGITQSDTTAFTQSLETQNENERTILQKADDLDKPRISAPLSVIGRAGDVQSSYAAFIGTAPQSYLDDAVQQHSVPAQYQVKKDALANKPINGDIASAAGAPVQNSERIFQESPKEYPNKHPGILPKEDTADTYFSYDQLRPIDGRMDSLRISPSETYNNEHSKAPLDKIRKEDSFDHKPQQVTGKEVLLDNTCGKPKLVFETNHNKPSEGMPCPSTEVSYVHSSQALESYEVVQPAIWANPESYSQSNVGIHNFDPEEIHYGNPVLSGVESSHLTDRISAPAELKDDTSRIQPKMVPVGAEAFPSSNNTLSSLSPSGRTGDVQDSSSSLFSNQDPWTLRHDTYFPPPRPNKVLPKKEAFANRDPFGESRLGNTGELNTEVRLEDGLHQSLGNQNKDFHSEHSRSSKGSAEEQIKQDLQAVAEGVAATVLHSATSSNPDLHDRNESEAIQDGDNQNSSVDMQRKAKAEDVKNKLPDKAHLGFPVSDGIGRLQIIKNSDLEELRELGSGTFGTVYHGKWRGTDVAIKRINDRCFAGKPSEQERMRDDFWNEAIKLADLHHPNVLAFYGVVLDGPGGSVATVTEYMVNGSLRNALQKNEKNLDKRKRLLIAMDVAFGMEYLHAKNIVHFDLKSDNLLVNLRDSHRPICKVGDLGLSKVKCQTLISGGVRGTLPWMAPELLNGSSSLVSEKVDVFSFGIVLWELLTGEEPYADLHYGAIIGGIVSNTLRPPIPESCDSDWRSLMEKCWSAEPSERPSFTEIANELRSMEAKLPPKGQNQQQQLPPSTQSQVQK, from the exons ATGGCATTTGATCAGAACTCTATTCCCCAAGATCTACGGCCGTTAAACGTAGCTAGAAGTATAGCAGAAGAGCCACGCATTGCACCTGCGCCGGCTGCTTCTGCTTCTACAGTTAGAAACATAGAAGGGTTTTTCCCCAACCCGCCTCTGGAGGCCGGGAGCCCCGGTTCCATACCCGTTTTTTATCCTGCTGGGACAGTGTCCGAAGCCGGGTTTTTTGGTTTGGGGTATGGAAATGGGGCTCTGGGTGTTGCCATGTGGGGCCCTCGCATGCCCGTGACTTCGGTGGGGCATCCTGGTGCtgttggttttgggtttggttatAATCCCAATTTGGGCAATCGGGTTGGTGGCAATGCTGTTGATCTTGCTAGTGGTGCTATGGTGGCTACTGGGACTGGGTATAGTGTGAATTTGGGCAATCGGGTTGGTGGCAATGGAGCGGATCAGGTTGGCGGTGATATGGCAACTGGGAATGGTTATAATGTGAATTTGACCAATAGGGTTGGTGGCAGTGGTGTGGATCAGGTTGGCAGTGATATGGCAACTGGGTTTGGTTACAATCCCAATTTAGGAAGTAGGATTAGTGGCAATGCCAATGATCATACTGGGAATAGTTTAGCTGCTGGTTATGGTTATAGTTCCAATTTGGGCAACCGGGGTGCTGGCAGTGGGGCTGATCAGGTAAGTGATGAGGGTGGCGATGATTCAGTGTCGGGGAAGAAAGTAAAGTTTTTGTGCAGTTTTGGGGGAAAGATTTTGCCCAGACCAAGCGATGGGATGTTGAGATACGTTGGAGGACAGACAAGAATCATTAGTGTTAGGAGAGATGTGAGCTTTAGTGAGCTGATGCAAAAGATGGTGGATACTTATGGGCAACCTGTGGCTATCAAATACCAGCTCCCTGATGAGGATCTTGATGCATTGGTGTCTGTTTCGTGCCCTGAAGATCTTGATAACATGATGGATGAGTTTGAGAAATTGGTTGAGAGGTCTTCGGATGGATCTAAGTTAAggctgtttttgttttctgcttCAGAACTTGATCCTTCTGGTATAGTACAGTTGGGGGATTTACTTGATAGTGGGCAGAGATATGTTGATGCAGTGAATGGGTTAACAGATGGAGTTGGTGGTGGAATCAAGAGGAAGGGAAGCATGGCGAGTGCTTCTTCAACCCAAAATTCTGATTTTAGTGGGACTGAAGCTGTTGATAGCTTGGGCCCTGGTCAAGGTGATGTTAATGGACCTTCATCAACTGGCATGTTATCGCCTAGAGGAAATTTAGCTACTTCTAATGACACTGCTCCAAGATTAATGTGTGTAGATCCCAACCCTGCAGTTTATACAGATGCCTCTTCAGTCCCATTAGGCATTCCTGTGGTTAAGTCTGGCCCTCCCCAAACTTCATCTTCTCAGCCCGAGGTTGAGTTAGAAAGGTCCGTGCCTATTACTGTATCACAGCTGCAATTGGGGCTGCAGCAAACTGGAATGGACATTCCAACTTCTGGAACTTATTTGCAGGCTTATGTTGATCCTCACCAAGAAGTTAAGAAGCATGCAGATTATCTGCAGCCTCCTCCTCAAATGGGGTTCCCAAATCATCAGCTGTTGGGGACTTCAGGGTCTTTATACACCCAACAGCACTTCCATGACGGCGCTGGTGGCATTACTCCCCATCAGTATGTTCCTGCGGTGCACATGACCATGACTCCTGCATCATCTCATGTCAGTATAAGACCAAATATGATTCAGCCAATGGTGCAACCACAACAAACTCGATTGGATCATTATGCTGATGAAACCAAATTTGGACCAAGGGTTGTCCAGGTTCCCGTTGAGCAGAGCTACAATACATATCAAGTTCAGGCCCCATCTGCAACTGTAGGATATGGCTGGCATCAGGTTCCAGTGCCTGAGCATGTAATTTTCTCTGATAGATTGGGACCTCATCAGCAGGTAATGTATACTGAAAAAGGCCTAAGGTTTGAGGACTGTTATATGTGTCAAAAAGCATTGCCTCATGCACATTCTGATACTTTGGTACAGGATCAAAGAGACTCAGGTGCAAGTTGTGTGTCTAATTCTAACTCAATTCATCATAGTCTCCGTTTGGAGGAAAATATGAGGGCTCAGCCAATGAACAGGGTTATGGTAACTGGAGCCTTGGGGGAAGGCATTGTAGATCAGAAAGTTGGGGCTCAACCCATGGTCCTTGGTCAGGTGGATACTCAAGTTGGGATAACTCAATCAGACACAACTGCATTTACTCAAAGTCTGGAGACACAGAATGAAAATGAGAGGACTATTCTCCAAAAGGCAGATGATCTTGATAAACCTCGGATTTCAGCTCCCTTGAGTGTGATCGGTAGGGCAGGTGATGTACAGTCATCTTATGCTGCATTCATAGGCACTGCACCTCAGTCTTACCTAGATGATGCTGTCCAGCAGCATTCAGTGCCAGCCCAATACCAGGTTAAAAAGGATGCCTTAGCAAATAAACCCATTAATGGTGATATAGCGTCAGCTGCAGGTGCACCAGTTCAAAATTCAGAACGTATATTTCAGGAGTCTCCAAAAGAATATCCTAACAAACATCCTGGCATTCTTCCAAAAGAAGACACTGCAGACACTTATTTTTCCTATGATCAGCTGAGACCAATTGATGGGAGGATGGATTCCCTCAGAATATCCCCTTCTGAAACTTATAATAATGAGCACAGCAAGGCACCTCTTGATAAAATTAGAAAGGAAGACAGCTTTGATCACAAACCACAGCAAGTTACAGGGAAGGAGGTGCTTCTAGATAATACTTGTGGCAAACCCAAATTAGTTTTTGAGACAAATCACAATAAACCATCTGAAGGTATGCCTTGTCCCTCTACAGAAGTTTCCTATGTGCATAGTTCTCAAGCATTGGAGtcctatgaggtggttcaacctGCTATTTGGGCTAATCCTGAATCATACTCTCAATCAAATGTTGGTATTCATAACTTCGATCCTGAGGAAATTCATTATGGCAACCCTGTATTATCTGGTGTTGAGTCTTCTCATCTAACTGATAGAATTTCAGCCCCTGCTGAGCTGAAGGATGACACTTCACGTATCCAGCCCAAGATGGTACCAGTTGGTGCGGAAGCCTTCCCCTCAAGTAATAATACACTGTCTTCTTTATCTCCATCTGGTAGAACTGGAGATGTTCAAGATTCATCAAGCTCACTTTTCAGCAATCAGGATCCTTGGACTCTGCGCCATGATACTTATTTTCCACCTCCAAGACCAAACAAAGTTCTGCCCAAAAAAGAAGCCTTTGCTAATAGGGATCCATTTGGTGAGAGCCGTTTGGGCAATACTGGGGAACTAAATACAGAAGTACGCCTGGAGGATGGACTTCACCAGTCGCTGGGCAATCAGAACAAGGATTTCCATTCAGAGCATTCTAGGTCTTCTAAAG GCTCAGCAGAGGAACAGATTAAGCAAGATCTTCAAGCTGTTGCTGAGGGAGTAGCTGCTACTGTTCTTCACTCAGCTACATCTTCCAATCCTGACTTGCATGATAGAAATGAGTCTGAAGCTATTCAAGATGGAGATAATCAAAATAGCAGTGTCGACATGCAGCGCAAAGCTAAAGCTGAG GATGTCAAGAACAAACTGCCGGATAAGGCACACCTTGGTTTTCCAGTATCAGATGGCATTGGCCGCTTGCAG ATTATAAAAAACAGTGACCTTGAAGAGCTGAGAGAATTGGGTTCTGGCACCTTTGGCACTGTTTATCATGGAAAATGGAGGGGTACTGACGTTGCAATCAAACGGATAAATGATAGGTGTTTTGCTGGGAAGCCTTCAGAACAAGAGCGGATG AGAGATGATTTCTGGAATGAGGCAATCAAGCTTGCTGACTTGCACCATCCCAATGTGTTAGCTTTCTATGGTGTTGTGCTTGATGGCCCTGGAGGTTCTGTGGCAACAGTGACAGAGTATATGGTTAATGGTTCTTTAAGAAATGCATTgcagaaaaatgaaaa GAATCTTGACAAGCGTAAGCGCCTCTTGATTGCAATGGACGTGGCCTTTGGAATGGAGTACTTGCATGCAAAGAATATAGTGCATTTTGATTTGAAAAGCGACAATTTACTGGTCAATCTCCGAGACTCTCACCGCCCAATATGTAAG GTTGGTGACTTGGGCCTATCCAAGGTAAAATGTCAGACACTGATCTCAGGTGGTGTTCGGGGAACACTTCCTTGGATGGCACCAGAGCTTTTGAATGGTAGCAGTAGTCTTGTTTCTGAAAAG GTTGATGTATTTTCATTTGGTATCGTATTATGGGAACTCCTTACTGGAGAAGAGCCTTATGCAGATTTGCACTATGGGGCTATCATAG GGGGTATTGTGAGCAACACATTGCGACCACCTATACCAGAATCTTGTGACTCAGATTGGAGATCACTGATGGAGAAATGTTGGTCAGCAGAGCCATCAGAAAGACCAAGCTTCACTGAAATTGCAAATGAGTTACGTTCTATGGAAGCAAAGCTTCCTCCCAAAGGACAAAACCAACAGCAGCAACTCCCCCCCTCCACACAGTCTCAAGTTCAGAAATGA
- the LOC142614385 gene encoding RAF-like serine/threonine-protein kinase 24 isoform X2 yields the protein MAFDQNSIPQDLRPLNVARSIAEEPRIAPAPAASASTVRNIEGFFPNPPLEAGSPGSIPVFYPAGTVSEAGFFGLGYGNGALGVAMWGPRMPVTSVGHPGAVGFGFGYNPNLGNRVGGNAVDLASGAMVATGTGYSVNLGNRVGGNGADQVGGDMATGNGYNVNLTNRVGGSGVDQVGSDMATGFGYNPNLGSRISGNANDHTGNSLAAGYGYSSNLGNRGAGSGADQVSDEGGDDSVSGKKVKFLCSFGGKILPRPSDGMLRYVGGQTRIISVRRDVSFSELMQKMVDTYGQPVAIKYQLPDEDLDALVSVSCPEDLDNMMDEFEKLVERSSDGSKLRLFLFSASELDPSGIVQLGDLLDSGQRYVDAVNGLTDGVGGGIKRKGSMASASSTQNSDFSGTEAVDSLGPGQGDVNGPSSTGMLSPRGNLATSNDTAPRLMCVDPNPAVYTDASSVPLGIPVVKSGPPQTSSSQPEVELERSVPITVSQLQLGLQQTGMDIPTSGTYLQAYVDPHQEVKKHADYLQPPPQMGFPNHQLLGTSGSLYTQQHFHDGAGGITPHQYVPAVHMTMTPASSHVSIRPNMIQPMVQPQQTRLDHYADETKFGPRVVQVPVEQSYNTYQVQAPSATVGYGWHQVPVPEHVIFSDRLGPHQQDQRDSGASCVSNSNSIHHSLRLEENMRAQPMNRVMVTGALGEGIVDQKVGAQPMVLGQVDTQVGITQSDTTAFTQSLETQNENERTILQKADDLDKPRISAPLSVIGRAGDVQSSYAAFIGTAPQSYLDDAVQQHSVPAQYQVKKDALANKPINGDIASAAGAPVQNSERIFQESPKEYPNKHPGILPKEDTADTYFSYDQLRPIDGRMDSLRISPSETYNNEHSKAPLDKIRKEDSFDHKPQQVTGKEVLLDNTCGKPKLVFETNHNKPSEGMPCPSTEVSYVHSSQALESYEVVQPAIWANPESYSQSNVGIHNFDPEEIHYGNPVLSGVESSHLTDRISAPAELKDDTSRIQPKMVPVGAEAFPSSNNTLSSLSPSGRTGDVQDSSSSLFSNQDPWTLRHDTYFPPPRPNKVLPKKEAFANRDPFGESRLGNTGELNTEVRLEDGLHQSLGNQNKDFHSEHSRSSKGSAEEQIKQDLQAVAEGVAATVLHSATSSNPDLHDRNESEAIQDGDNQNSSVDMQRKAKAEDVKNKLPDKAHLGFPVSDGIGRLQIIKNSDLEELRELGSGTFGTVYHGKWRGTDVAIKRINDRCFAGKPSEQERMRDDFWNEAIKLADLHHPNVLAFYGVVLDGPGGSVATVTEYMVNGSLRNALQKNEKNLDKRKRLLIAMDVAFGMEYLHAKNIVHFDLKSDNLLVNLRDSHRPICKVGDLGLSKVKCQTLISGGVRGTLPWMAPELLNGSSSLVSEKVDVFSFGIVLWELLTGEEPYADLHYGAIIGGIVSNTLRPPIPESCDSDWRSLMEKCWSAEPSERPSFTEIANELRSMEAKLPPKGQNQQQQLPPSTQSQVQK from the exons ATGGCATTTGATCAGAACTCTATTCCCCAAGATCTACGGCCGTTAAACGTAGCTAGAAGTATAGCAGAAGAGCCACGCATTGCACCTGCGCCGGCTGCTTCTGCTTCTACAGTTAGAAACATAGAAGGGTTTTTCCCCAACCCGCCTCTGGAGGCCGGGAGCCCCGGTTCCATACCCGTTTTTTATCCTGCTGGGACAGTGTCCGAAGCCGGGTTTTTTGGTTTGGGGTATGGAAATGGGGCTCTGGGTGTTGCCATGTGGGGCCCTCGCATGCCCGTGACTTCGGTGGGGCATCCTGGTGCtgttggttttgggtttggttatAATCCCAATTTGGGCAATCGGGTTGGTGGCAATGCTGTTGATCTTGCTAGTGGTGCTATGGTGGCTACTGGGACTGGGTATAGTGTGAATTTGGGCAATCGGGTTGGTGGCAATGGAGCGGATCAGGTTGGCGGTGATATGGCAACTGGGAATGGTTATAATGTGAATTTGACCAATAGGGTTGGTGGCAGTGGTGTGGATCAGGTTGGCAGTGATATGGCAACTGGGTTTGGTTACAATCCCAATTTAGGAAGTAGGATTAGTGGCAATGCCAATGATCATACTGGGAATAGTTTAGCTGCTGGTTATGGTTATAGTTCCAATTTGGGCAACCGGGGTGCTGGCAGTGGGGCTGATCAGGTAAGTGATGAGGGTGGCGATGATTCAGTGTCGGGGAAGAAAGTAAAGTTTTTGTGCAGTTTTGGGGGAAAGATTTTGCCCAGACCAAGCGATGGGATGTTGAGATACGTTGGAGGACAGACAAGAATCATTAGTGTTAGGAGAGATGTGAGCTTTAGTGAGCTGATGCAAAAGATGGTGGATACTTATGGGCAACCTGTGGCTATCAAATACCAGCTCCCTGATGAGGATCTTGATGCATTGGTGTCTGTTTCGTGCCCTGAAGATCTTGATAACATGATGGATGAGTTTGAGAAATTGGTTGAGAGGTCTTCGGATGGATCTAAGTTAAggctgtttttgttttctgcttCAGAACTTGATCCTTCTGGTATAGTACAGTTGGGGGATTTACTTGATAGTGGGCAGAGATATGTTGATGCAGTGAATGGGTTAACAGATGGAGTTGGTGGTGGAATCAAGAGGAAGGGAAGCATGGCGAGTGCTTCTTCAACCCAAAATTCTGATTTTAGTGGGACTGAAGCTGTTGATAGCTTGGGCCCTGGTCAAGGTGATGTTAATGGACCTTCATCAACTGGCATGTTATCGCCTAGAGGAAATTTAGCTACTTCTAATGACACTGCTCCAAGATTAATGTGTGTAGATCCCAACCCTGCAGTTTATACAGATGCCTCTTCAGTCCCATTAGGCATTCCTGTGGTTAAGTCTGGCCCTCCCCAAACTTCATCTTCTCAGCCCGAGGTTGAGTTAGAAAGGTCCGTGCCTATTACTGTATCACAGCTGCAATTGGGGCTGCAGCAAACTGGAATGGACATTCCAACTTCTGGAACTTATTTGCAGGCTTATGTTGATCCTCACCAAGAAGTTAAGAAGCATGCAGATTATCTGCAGCCTCCTCCTCAAATGGGGTTCCCAAATCATCAGCTGTTGGGGACTTCAGGGTCTTTATACACCCAACAGCACTTCCATGACGGCGCTGGTGGCATTACTCCCCATCAGTATGTTCCTGCGGTGCACATGACCATGACTCCTGCATCATCTCATGTCAGTATAAGACCAAATATGATTCAGCCAATGGTGCAACCACAACAAACTCGATTGGATCATTATGCTGATGAAACCAAATTTGGACCAAGGGTTGTCCAGGTTCCCGTTGAGCAGAGCTACAATACATATCAAGTTCAGGCCCCATCTGCAACTGTAGGATATGGCTGGCATCAGGTTCCAGTGCCTGAGCATGTAATTTTCTCTGATAGATTGGGACCTCATCAGCAG GATCAAAGAGACTCAGGTGCAAGTTGTGTGTCTAATTCTAACTCAATTCATCATAGTCTCCGTTTGGAGGAAAATATGAGGGCTCAGCCAATGAACAGGGTTATGGTAACTGGAGCCTTGGGGGAAGGCATTGTAGATCAGAAAGTTGGGGCTCAACCCATGGTCCTTGGTCAGGTGGATACTCAAGTTGGGATAACTCAATCAGACACAACTGCATTTACTCAAAGTCTGGAGACACAGAATGAAAATGAGAGGACTATTCTCCAAAAGGCAGATGATCTTGATAAACCTCGGATTTCAGCTCCCTTGAGTGTGATCGGTAGGGCAGGTGATGTACAGTCATCTTATGCTGCATTCATAGGCACTGCACCTCAGTCTTACCTAGATGATGCTGTCCAGCAGCATTCAGTGCCAGCCCAATACCAGGTTAAAAAGGATGCCTTAGCAAATAAACCCATTAATGGTGATATAGCGTCAGCTGCAGGTGCACCAGTTCAAAATTCAGAACGTATATTTCAGGAGTCTCCAAAAGAATATCCTAACAAACATCCTGGCATTCTTCCAAAAGAAGACACTGCAGACACTTATTTTTCCTATGATCAGCTGAGACCAATTGATGGGAGGATGGATTCCCTCAGAATATCCCCTTCTGAAACTTATAATAATGAGCACAGCAAGGCACCTCTTGATAAAATTAGAAAGGAAGACAGCTTTGATCACAAACCACAGCAAGTTACAGGGAAGGAGGTGCTTCTAGATAATACTTGTGGCAAACCCAAATTAGTTTTTGAGACAAATCACAATAAACCATCTGAAGGTATGCCTTGTCCCTCTACAGAAGTTTCCTATGTGCATAGTTCTCAAGCATTGGAGtcctatgaggtggttcaacctGCTATTTGGGCTAATCCTGAATCATACTCTCAATCAAATGTTGGTATTCATAACTTCGATCCTGAGGAAATTCATTATGGCAACCCTGTATTATCTGGTGTTGAGTCTTCTCATCTAACTGATAGAATTTCAGCCCCTGCTGAGCTGAAGGATGACACTTCACGTATCCAGCCCAAGATGGTACCAGTTGGTGCGGAAGCCTTCCCCTCAAGTAATAATACACTGTCTTCTTTATCTCCATCTGGTAGAACTGGAGATGTTCAAGATTCATCAAGCTCACTTTTCAGCAATCAGGATCCTTGGACTCTGCGCCATGATACTTATTTTCCACCTCCAAGACCAAACAAAGTTCTGCCCAAAAAAGAAGCCTTTGCTAATAGGGATCCATTTGGTGAGAGCCGTTTGGGCAATACTGGGGAACTAAATACAGAAGTACGCCTGGAGGATGGACTTCACCAGTCGCTGGGCAATCAGAACAAGGATTTCCATTCAGAGCATTCTAGGTCTTCTAAAG GCTCAGCAGAGGAACAGATTAAGCAAGATCTTCAAGCTGTTGCTGAGGGAGTAGCTGCTACTGTTCTTCACTCAGCTACATCTTCCAATCCTGACTTGCATGATAGAAATGAGTCTGAAGCTATTCAAGATGGAGATAATCAAAATAGCAGTGTCGACATGCAGCGCAAAGCTAAAGCTGAG GATGTCAAGAACAAACTGCCGGATAAGGCACACCTTGGTTTTCCAGTATCAGATGGCATTGGCCGCTTGCAG ATTATAAAAAACAGTGACCTTGAAGAGCTGAGAGAATTGGGTTCTGGCACCTTTGGCACTGTTTATCATGGAAAATGGAGGGGTACTGACGTTGCAATCAAACGGATAAATGATAGGTGTTTTGCTGGGAAGCCTTCAGAACAAGAGCGGATG AGAGATGATTTCTGGAATGAGGCAATCAAGCTTGCTGACTTGCACCATCCCAATGTGTTAGCTTTCTATGGTGTTGTGCTTGATGGCCCTGGAGGTTCTGTGGCAACAGTGACAGAGTATATGGTTAATGGTTCTTTAAGAAATGCATTgcagaaaaatgaaaa GAATCTTGACAAGCGTAAGCGCCTCTTGATTGCAATGGACGTGGCCTTTGGAATGGAGTACTTGCATGCAAAGAATATAGTGCATTTTGATTTGAAAAGCGACAATTTACTGGTCAATCTCCGAGACTCTCACCGCCCAATATGTAAG GTTGGTGACTTGGGCCTATCCAAGGTAAAATGTCAGACACTGATCTCAGGTGGTGTTCGGGGAACACTTCCTTGGATGGCACCAGAGCTTTTGAATGGTAGCAGTAGTCTTGTTTCTGAAAAG GTTGATGTATTTTCATTTGGTATCGTATTATGGGAACTCCTTACTGGAGAAGAGCCTTATGCAGATTTGCACTATGGGGCTATCATAG GGGGTATTGTGAGCAACACATTGCGACCACCTATACCAGAATCTTGTGACTCAGATTGGAGATCACTGATGGAGAAATGTTGGTCAGCAGAGCCATCAGAAAGACCAAGCTTCACTGAAATTGCAAATGAGTTACGTTCTATGGAAGCAAAGCTTCCTCCCAAAGGACAAAACCAACAGCAGCAACTCCCCCCCTCCACACAGTCTCAAGTTCAGAAATGA